The segment GCGTCTCCACCGAAGGGTACGCCATCATGACCGACCAGTTGCGTGCGCTCGCCGACGCCGTCGACGCCCCCATCGGGTTCGTGCTCGAGGGCGGCTACGGCCTGGACGTGCTCGCCGAGGGCGTCGCGATGGTTCACGAGACGTTCGACGGCCGCGACCCGATCCCGACCGACGAGGCCGTCGACGACGACGTCCGCGACCTCGTCGACGAAGCCCGAGCGATCCACGACCTCGACTGACTCGCTTCTCGGTCTCCCCTGCTCCTTCCGACGGTCGACGCACGCTCGCGGTTCGATACCCGATCTCGCGTTCAGGGTTCGGGGTGGAAGTACGCGGCGAGTTCGACGCCGAAGTCCTCGGCGAGCGTCGCGACCGCGTCGTCGACGAGGACGTCGTAGCCGGCTTCGAGCGCGCTCTCGACGTGCGTGCCGAGGCGGACGTCGAACACCGCGTCGCTCTCGAGGAACGCCTCGGCAGTGGTGTGCTCGCGCTCGCGCTCGACGACGTACCGGCCGTCCGCGACGAACGGCCCGTACGCGTCCGGGTCGGCCGCGTACTTCTCGTAGAACCCGCGCGCGTGGTCCGCGACGTGCACGGGCGGGCCCTCGTGCCGGCGGACGCGCGGCCGCTCCGCGACCTCAAGTTCCACGAGGATCGCTGCCGCGGACCGGTCCTGCGTAGCGAACGTTGCCGACCGGAGGACGTCGAACCCGCGGCGGTCGAGTTCGTCGACGAGCCCGGCCTCCGACCGGCGGAGCTGCGGCCAGAGCTGGTCGTCGACGAGGTCCGGCGGCGAGAACGCGACCGCCATCGGCGTCGTCCCCCGCCGGTCGACGTGCTCGCGGACGTCCGCCGCCGACAGCGGTTCGGGGTCGGTCGCCTCGAAGCGCTCGACGGACGGAGCCGCGAGGAGCGCGCGAGCGTGATGCTGGAGGCGCGCGACGTTCCCCGCCGAACACACCGCCGCGACGTTCCGCTCCGGGTCCGTCGGGTCGACGACCACGAGCGCGTCGTCGAACGACGCCGCCGCGTGCCCCTCCGGGTCGATCTCCACGGGCGGGTGCCAGTCCGCGACCGCCTCGACGAACTCGCGGAACCCGCCGTACTCGGCGACGAGCAGCTCCGTGACGTACCCCGAGAACCCACGCGTTCGGAGATCGCTTCCGTACACGCCGACGCCCTTCAGGAACTGCTTCGTCACGCGCACCTCGCCCGCGAGGTCGTCGTCGAGTCGCGCCTCGAGG is part of the Halorubellus sp. JP-L1 genome and harbors:
- the cca gene encoding CCA tRNA nucleotidyltransferase: MSDESPGEGGDDGDAFERVVSRVRERVDPSEEEWARMREVVAALTERAEDAVADLCPGADVMQVGSTARGTWVAGDRDVDLFVRFPPEVDREDLEAWGLEVGHAVLPEGREEYAEHPYVKGQYRGFDVDCVPCYAVESASEIRSAVDRTPFHNEYLEARLDDDLAGEVRVTKQFLKGVGVYGSDLRTRGFSGYVTELLVAEYGGFREFVEAVADWHPPVEIDPEGHAAASFDDALVVVDPTDPERNVAAVCSAGNVARLQHHARALLAAPSVERFEATDPEPLSAADVREHVDRRGTTPMAVAFSPPDLVDDQLWPQLRRSEAGLVDELDRRGFDVLRSATFATQDRSAAAILVELEVAERPRVRRHEGPPVHVADHARGFYEKYAADPDAYGPFVADGRYVVEREREHTTAEAFLESDAVFDVRLGTHVESALEAGYDVLVDDAVATLAEDFGVELAAYFHPEP